The genomic segment ttaaaatgataaataaatgaaatagagaGTGAGTCTATTAAACATTCAGATCAAAagatttttatctatatttattgagaaataacAATGAAATCACCATTGTATAAAACAAAACCGTATTGTTTCGCTTTTTGATAATCaatctattgataataaattcaaaagatGATATTTGCATAGTAATGAGATTTgaaattacacaaataatgtcagacaaaaaaaattatcagaACAGTAATTACTATTAAATACGTCAAGTATTATCAACTACAACTACTTTATAGAGGCTCACCATAGCTCTTAagcttgtcttttttctttaggactaaagaattaatataaataaaatttatataatatagaatttatttaatataaataaaaataaaaatttaaatctcAGCatcctttaaaattattttttcacatgtttcggacattgatgccattttcaagtgattcaaaaataattaatttaattatatttttatatatttctaatcacttgaaaatgacatcaatgtccgaaacacgttgtggaaaaataatttcaaagggtactgagatttatatttttatttttacttctaAGCTTGCTATTGCCTTTTGACATTGATAGAGTATAGaatacaatagaataataatagaataagcataataaaatacaacaatagaGTATAGAATACTAAACCAGACTCACTTTTTTCGTTCACTTATGTTTTCTAGTATATATTTTCGAAGATCATCAATGTTTTGTTTGTTGCCCCAATACTGATGAACTTTTGGCCAAAGGATATCCAAGTCATGGTTATCCCGGAAGTCGTTATCTGGGTAAGCGATGatgatttttccattttcaattattttctcaggAGTTGCCCTCCAAAGAATGCCTTCAATAGCGTTTGGATTTACCCACACCTCTCTGCCATCCACCGTCAATTTACTCTTCAAGTAATTCACAAAGTCATAATGGTCCTGTTGGCTAGAAATGCCTGTAGAATGCATAAgttcaattgaattatcaaaCTGGAATCAACAGACCAGTCAGTCATATTCATCTAACCATAGACATTTATTTACCATAATCAATTACTAAATTCGGAATGAGCGAACATGTTGTTTATATTGTGGGTTAATTCAACATTTAAATGAGTGGAAACATTTAACCGCAAG from the Nilaparvata lugens isolate BPH unplaced genomic scaffold, ASM1435652v1 scaffold6840, whole genome shotgun sequence genome contains:
- the LOC120356475 gene encoding uncharacterized protein LOC120356475, which encodes MHSTGISSQQDHYDFVNYLKSKLTVDGREVWVNPNAIEGILWRATPEKIIENGKIIIAYPDNDFRDNHDLDILWPKVHQYWGNKQNIDDLRKYILENISERKNQGSYKYTLTAVMAQLTGNLRKILDNMSDGLSAQAVENCKKIHDLFLDADLSLDTNVLAVDFFRIMGVVRLAFIWNERIYYKTTCDPRQTYSDSYYQKILNP